A region of the Bdellovibrio sp. ArHS genome:
TCTGTTTGTGAAAGCTGACGGACGTCAATTCTTTGACCTTGTTCTGTAACTAAAGTGGTTTTGTGAATCTTAACTCTGCTTTGGGTGACTCTTAAGTCTAAACGTAATAGCGTTAAAGCTTCAGAAAGCTTCAATGTATGAAGTGTTCCGCCCGACTTACGCGAAATGGAATTGAGCGATGCCGATCCTGCGAATTGAGTCACGGGTGCTGAAGTGTTTTCCGCCGGTTTCGGCGTTACTGGCTGCTGTTCTACAGGCTGTTCAACAGAAGTTGTTGGCGGCGCCAGGTCGACGTCATCAAAGCTAGGTAGGTCATCAATTGTTTGCGCAAAAGCTGTGTTTTGTATCAAGCTTAAAGCTGCCATCATTTTGACAAGCAGACGACGATTCATAAACGCTCCTCGTTTTTATTCCGAACGCTAACCTCCAAAGACCGTGCCCGATGAAGAGATCCTGAGCGACGGATATATTCCCTCTAAAGTTTCGACAGCTGTCTCAAAATTAGACAGGCGACACTTTTGGCGTCGCTCTTTTGTCGCACTTGAAAACAAAAAGGGCCCCGCAACGGAGGCCCTGACTTCATCTAACTTTCGCTCTAGATCTAGCGACGCAACAAGTAACCACAACGAGTCATACTTGCCACCTTATTAACCGCGTACTTCACGGCCCCATCTGCGGTCATGTTCAAACCACTGGATGAATAGGCGAAGCGGTATTCATCTCTGAACTTCGGCCAAATGGTATGGTTAACAAAAGACGCATCTTCACAGCCCGACTCCACCCAGTTACGTCCAAATGTCGCCGCCGCCGTTGATGTCATATTTAAGCCGTCGCTCGCGTAAGCGAAGCCTTTTGCCGCACGAAGATCGACAGCCATTTTATTTGCTTCTTGTACTGTCACGTTCTCCACATTCTTAAGAGCATAAGCGCGGGCTGCCGTCGTCGTCATATCCAATCCATCTGTGGCATAAGCAACACTATAGAGTGCTGAGAAGCGATCTTTATATTCTGTAAGCGTACCGCAGCGGTGAGTACTATTGTAATCCAACGCCCATTGAGTCGCCGCGGACTCCGTCATATCCAAACCATTCGTTGCATACGCAAAATTTTTCGCAGCGTAGAATTGCTGGTGATCTTGATCCGCGCAGAAGCCCTTCAACGAACGACCGTCATCGACAGGCGGACGGCCCGGCTGAACTGGCGGCGCCGGAGGACGCGGCATATTCAATTGAAGTTCCGGATAACCATCCAATGACAAAGCTTTCACGATCGCGGCAGAAACACCACCGTAAGACTCCAGACGTAGATCAATTGCCACAATGGCTTCGCGAATATTCAAATTTTCAGAAATCACTGATGATCCCGCATTTAAGACAGGGCCATTCGTCAACTGCTGAACTGGAATTCGTGCGGAAGATTGAGTCACCACACTGGCTTCGTGAACTTTAAGACGCTGTGACCACACGATCAACTCCAAACGCTCTAGGCGCAAAGGCTGACGCAGTAAAAGGCGATACCACTCGCCGCCTGTTCGGCGCGTAATGTTGTCAATCATTGCAGTGCCTTCGCGCAAAGACTGAACTGGCGGCGGCATAGGTGGACGCTCAGGTCTTTGCGGACGATCCGGGAAGCGTGGCGGACGAGAGTTGTCGGGACGAGAGCCAAAGCGAATTTCGGTCTCTTGAACCTCATACCAGGATCCATCGGCGCGGGAACAAGCAATACCGCGTGTTTCTTCTGTACGACCGCGAACTTGAATTACGCTGACGTACTCACGGCAATATTCATTGGTTCTGACATTATAGCCTTCACGAGTCGAGGTGAAGCTTCCTCGCGCTCCCGAACGGGAACCGTAAGATCGCCCATCCCAGTCCGTACGTTGATTCAACTGCTCACGCAAAGCACGTTGTTGGGCCTCATTGAAAGCACGGCGATCAGCTTC
Encoded here:
- a CDS encoding beta-sandwich domain-containing protein, with amino-acid sequence MKKQFILGMLVASTVMQAIPAKADKETIGNIIGGVIGGAIGSQIGKGNGNTAAIIIGSIAGTMIGGQVGRDLDEADRRAFNEAQQRALREQLNQRTDWDGRSYGSRSGARGSFTSTREGYNVRTNEYCREYVSVIQVRGRTEETRGIACSRADGSWYEVQETEIRFGSRPDNSRPPRFPDRPQRPERPPMPPPVQSLREGTAMIDNITRRTGGEWYRLLLRQPLRLERLELIVWSQRLKVHEASVVTQSSARIPVQQLTNGPVLNAGSSVISENLNIREAIVAIDLRLESYGGVSAAIVKALSLDGYPELQLNMPRPPAPPVQPGRPPVDDGRSLKGFCADQDHQQFYAAKNFAYATNGLDMTESAATQWALDYNSTHRCGTLTEYKDRFSALYSVAYATDGLDMTTTAARAYALKNVENVTVQEANKMAVDLRAAKGFAYASDGLNMTSTAAATFGRNWVESGCEDASFVNHTIWPKFRDEYRFAYSSSGLNMTADGAVKYAVNKVASMTRCGYLLRR